TCAAGACTTTCAACCATCATAGAGTGAATTAGAGGCCTAGTAACATCAATTTCCACAAGCACTCTAGCAAAAGAGATTCTAGATTATTTAGTGGTACATTCATCCGCAAATAGAGGTGTTCCCGACGTGCTACCAATACGACTCAAAGAATCAATCCCCAACATGTGAGAAGTAAGTTAGGCAACTGCACCCATAGAGGAACAACCGTCAAAATCTCCTTCTAAAAATCAAAATCGGCCTCCCAACTCTTATCAATAACAGGCCGGTTTTCAATGGTGTAAGGTCCATATTTAATACTTTTTTCTTTCCTCAAGAGATTTGAAACGGATCACAAAATAACCCTCATTGTGATAAAAACTTCCGGTGGATATGAACAAGTCCTTTGTTAGCAATGAAAGTATTTATGTACTTAAGGGTAGGATTCTCACCAATCACATATAAAATTATAGCCTTTTCCCATTTACTAGCAGTAGTATTGAAATCAGCCGCCTCTAAGCACGCAATGGGTGAACTCAATTTCATTACAAGAGTAATAAATTTGAGTTTCATACCTTTCACTGCCATCCGTTTCTCCTCAATTCCAAAACTAGGCTGACAAACCCCAGCAATAACAACATCTATCTCCAATCGACGATGAAGAGGTCGAGAAGGGGGAGTCGTTGAAGGAATTTGCAGATTGTTCCCAAAATGAGCTTGGGTAGTACTTGAAGACGCCATAGTCGATTGCACCTCCTCATTTGCGGGACTAGAGTCAGCAACTGCTCCACTAGGTACACCAGAAGACGCCGACGTGGTCTTCTACTCCGGTGGGACGACCAGATTCTTCCTCGGACGGCCCCTCTTTCCCTTGGCCATGGTGGTGGTTGCGGTGGTGCACAATAGATTAGCACTCTTATCGTGCATCGAGAGGTTTTCAAGCCCAGGGCCAGGAACATTAATattgatattattattataaataataattattattttagtagtattttgttattatcattattactctgtattattattcaaattattattattattattattattattattattattataggaaaacaccaaaacgttacaagcttaacaagctacaaagaacaagtgaactacaagaagttggaggggagccgagatacaatctgggcccccactcctctagctatggcgaacccgatcctgctgaaaatgtgggcagctgcccgcgccccaatgtcctgagccctggagtacgtctggacccgcttcagcaaagaaacagcccctttctctaattccccaaaagaagagaaggaaaaaggaaagaaaccgtaacccaaagccctacaacgcgccgcatacttatcctgcttccgttgcgctgcaaccgccacaacccgacccggaacgaagcctgacaaccccgattgcgtcataggggaagacccagtcaagtcaacacacacatctagaccgccatcccatgagtaaagcaaaatatctgcaggacgaagagctccatcactctcactagtcagcccaacatcaacctccttgcgagcagaaatccccgaccgatagcaaatatccaaaagggtatcacgaacaacattatgtcgatgtttgatacccacaatcccagcacaagacacggcatgatccccataaatgtccccgtcgaaaacccgagagcaagcagaacacggcgtcgaatcagagaacaacggaatacccaaccgatagcaaagaaccgaacgataagtcttaccgttcatagtctggcctaaacccgagatggggactgcctgCAACCAAgccgaggagtgatccccctgctgcgatttccatagggcaacaagacgagaagataaggagtaggcggattccgcatcagcagtaaccttcgtgaaatatatgtctgccaatttcttcatgagtgtgggggcagcgatctcactagggctacgcataaggtcggactccacggtcctattgaaaagaccaagagcatcatcaaaggccggtcccggtccatcaacacctgaaagccgaagaagcgaatcctgcaaagcagaagactgcaaacgggatgcaagaaaagtataatgccgaacatcaccagctgaataaacacccaatcctccataagaataaggcaaggtggcaaggcgccattgccagtcaccgaacccaggccccgaagcagtcacgatgcgctctaaagaagcccgcagagccacatcaaaagataattgagccgcttcgaaaagatgaggcggacaagtgcgcatagcaaagtagagtttagaaactccagtacacgcacgaagaagcaacaactcacactggggatcattaagcttggctacagcatccatcaacacaacagtcttcgacacacgctgcgaaaccaactccttgcaaaaagaggaatccgtactgactgggccaccaagcaacttaacaccgagcgcaggacgagcaatatccgcaGGAAAGACACCCTCCAGACGACTGCGGGACTAGAGTGCAATATTTTtacgaatttttgagaaatcaaaaacaaaaaaataaacgtATGTCATAATTAAATACAACTTATAATGTTCTTAGAGCATGAATAAGGGGGACTCTTAGGTAGCtcttaaagagagagaaaaattaagAGCTAACTCTTAGGTGAGAAATAGGAGGCTTTTAATTAGAGCTTGTGAgagaaaattttgaaataagagctagctcttacAAATAAGAGCTAGTCCCACATCATATTTttgcataaaaataaaatttaaaaagcgGATAAGAGAGCATAAGAGCTAGTGTTAAGAGTTAGTCCATTTTCACAATTTTTTTGAGGAGACTCGTATTTAAAGTTGGTGCATGGGTGTCATATGAAAGAGATTAAGAGTCCCCTAAACAAAAGTATTCCCTTATTGTTGCTCTTAGAATTGCATGGTTTTCAGAAAAGGAAGTAGTTGTTGTCGTAACAATGCCAGGATGCAACAGTGACAagtttatttagttattagATCAGGTCTCGTACatgtatgaatttttttttttttaacaatagCTACAAAGAACCCAACAGACTAAACAAAAGAAAGACCAAACATCCTACATCTAGTGGCCACATTATGAGCTTTGGCCACTTCTTCCCTTGGGACCTTGAGGATAGTGCATTGCCGGAAAGTAGAGCCTAAAGCTTTAATTTCCTCAATGATACCCATTACATGTATGAATTTCTAAACttattatttgaccattttTGTATAAATATTGGATTGGAAAGTTTTCTCCCTATAGCTATTGCATTGAACATACTCATACAATCATCTAATATGAAATTTTCTTTCCTACTACTCCATACATATTACATATTTCATATGCTTAATATGCTCATTTGATCAAGATATTCCAATATActtaatatgttaatttgaccaaaatatagATTAAGTATAATTTCTATTATAATACatcaatttgactaaaatattaacaaatgttattttagaaaattattATCACGTGTGGTATCTATTATTATTGCCATAATATATAAACCAATGTAGTTTTTCCaaacataaaaaattaataaaaaaaatatggaaaaataaaaaatgtataaaatataaattaattttCTAAGACAAAGTTTATAGTGGAAAAATTTTGTATCAGGATATGACACGGGTCATTTCCGTTttgtgttttagtataaagttATAGATTAATTTTTacatggattattattcttaaAGATGACTAAAATAGAGTGATGCAAATTTTCATTATTGATtattttatggacttaatgagattttatttacttattttgattatttactTATAATGTCTGACGTATATTTCATAAAACTATATGATTCTCCTATGAAAAGTGTATCAAATATTTTTTAAGATatgattaaacctttaaaaatATTCTATCTATATTAGACGTTTTTAATAAACAAAAACTATATAGATATTAAGGATAAATATGGAGATGAAACGTGTTATTCCTAatgtgtcttttagtatatgGTTATTGATATATGAAAATTGTAACATGATTAGAAGAACAATTGAACATTTTGTGTTTAAACAATAGAGACTTAACCATTGAGCTATATTAACTTAcatattatctttccaaaagAAAATATACTCGTATAATATTTCTTCATTCATGAATTTAACGGATAAAGTCATAACTATAATCTATACAAAAATCCAAGGTATGACCCAGGCCTAAAAACTAAGTAGTTAATAACAGTAAAAAGTAACTAATTAATCAGAATgtataaatattttattaaaaggtACAACTATCTTGTTGTTCTTATACATAAGACAGTTGTATAAAAGCTTTTGTACTCtttatcccccccccccccccccccccccccacttaGTGTCTTTAATTTACATCATCATCTCAGTTATAAAAGAAAATTCAAGAAATGCACTCCCCCTTATATCATACTCCTTCCGCCCCACATTACttgttacaattttttttgcattttttcCGCAATATATTTTATAGTTTCATATTAGGAATGACTAGGGATGGCAGTGGGTAATGGACCCGACCCGGATccgtggatccagatccgtttttagcggatctggatcctcaattttTGACCCGACGAATCCGGGTAGGATCTAGATCCTTGGTTTTAAAAACGGATCTAGATCAGGTCCTAAATCATTACCCGGATCCGGATCCGGATCCGTTGTTTACccgtttttataaaaaaaattaaaatataaaaataaagactTAATAATTGTAGCATTATTGAAGtttgttgaacttttaatattatttatgttcgatttgttaaatttaattttagtgAATGCTTGTATGGACAAATAGCTAGTGTTGTTATTGAAGTTTTATTAAACAATGTGTTaaggttaaaatgaaaattagggTCGTTTGATGAAAAATAAGTTAGGATTCGTCGGATCTGGATCCTTGCCTAAAAAACAGATCTAGATCTGGATCCTAGAGGATCCGGTCCGGATCCTACCCGTTGCCATCCATAGGAATGACCCTACAATCATTATAATCTCTTCTTACTATTAATTAAAGTTTGGTCTCCATACCctttctcattcaattaaaaagctACCTCACTAATTCCTGTCACTGTAGACGCCTATATTTGACCCGGCCCTCGTCCCATTTCAAAAATTTCGATGATGAAATGATAACCCACTTGTCAACAAAGCGCTCTTATTGGAAGACGAACCCTCGACTGACTGAACATATAACCCGGAGCAAAAAGTACAAAATATAGTGATTacttaaaatataaaattacaaaataaatcAGAACtcgtatatattaaaaaaaattactattttccaaaaaaataaaatatataaaatgaaTCTGAACTTGTATATAGTCGCAGTCGCATCCCTGTTACGTCTTTGATACGATGTGAAGCAGTGAAATAAgataaaaaaatcgaaaattaaaaataatatttaagctAGCCGCGAAGACAAACCATGTTGCACTAGAAATTTTCTAGCACACAATTTGGCAGTTTCGTGCATATATCTAACTCATTTCTTGAAAAGCAGCGCACGTGGACACTTGACAGATTTCAGCGCACTTATTCATTGGCTAGAATAGTTCTAGTTCAGGGATGTTGTTTTGATCTTTTTCTAGTTTTAGTTCACGTACAATTTCTCGACCAATTTGCACTataaaataatgtttttttGAACCTACGAACTTAATCAGTTAGTATTATGAAATTCAGTATCATCAGTTCATATACTTATCACTCCTAGTATTCTGAATTAACTAGTTTTGGGGGCCGTTCGATAAAAAGGCTGATTACATAATAGTTGTACAACAACGTTCAAAAGTTCAATTTGTTATTAAATAGAAGGTGTTTCTAGCAGTTTATTGGTTACAAAGTACTTGTTAATTGATAATTGGCATAAGTTCCGGTAATACTGTTGATTAATCCATTTTCGGTAAGGAAAACAAGTTACTCATTAATATTAGCCCTTTTATTGTAAAAAGTATATAATCTTGAAATTGATACTTTTTTCCTTCTATAGTTCTTCATTTTGCTCTCCGTCTTGACTTTAATGGTCTCATATGTCCAATATTTTGTTTGTCTGTCGTTCATTTCCCTTTTGGGTAATATTTGTGGTTTCACTTGATTTTTGCATTATGAACCTGCTATGGTTGCGGTGAAAGGTGTAGGTTGTATATCACGTGTTGTCCTATAATCCATGTAGAAGGTCCTTGCAAAGATCCTTTTGGTTGTCTCTTACCCACTCTAGTTTACCTTCTTGCACATATGTGAAGGCATCAACTTGTGTTTGATGGTGTAGTCTTCCCaaattgaaatcttatttttacttctttttctgtttctgtttcatgaaagaaaaatctgaaatactaTCTCATAGTGGTTGGGGTTTGCATCCTACCCTTCTCCCTATTTGcaaaagtaaataaacaaacacTACACTTATCATTGTGAAAACAAACaacaatccgtggactatggaccatggtgcacatagagcatggtgcaccatgtgcaccaaaagaacacatgtacataaacaaaagaacatgacactacgacaaaagaacacgcaatataatgttttacttttttgttataaaaaatcacaatttattaaaaatataaaaaaatatatgtccatgttctttttacgtaaccagatgttcttttaattatatactaatgttcttaaggtgcaccatgctctatgtgcaccatggtccaccttctaaattgtgaacaaacaaacaaacaaacactaCACTTGAAGTGCATGCTATCCTTCCTGCGCTAGAAAAGTCAAGTGCATGTAGGTTTGCGTACCGCCGCGGCTTCTGAAGGCTTCAGTTTGTTTCGATCTTTATCTTTTCTCACAAGTTTAGTTCGTACGAAAGATTTACTAGAATGCAAATTCATCTTTATGAATTCTATTCTATCCTGAACGATATTTATATTTAGCAGCTACTATGCTgaacagttactatttttggaaattactATAAATAGAAGTTACGGGTGATCTGTTCAGTCAGTTGAAGGATCGTTTGTCGCTTAATTATAGTGCGTTGTTGACAAGtgggttatagtttcatcattgaactttTTGAAATTGGACGAGGGTCAAATACAGGTTCCGCCATTTTGCTATTCTGTggggtttattcattcctctgAAAGATGTATTAGATTCCTTAATCTAGTTATTCCTCTATTATGTTATTCTGTCATTCCACCATTCTGTTATCCTATTATTCAGTTTAAATTTCTGTATTATGCCATCTTGATTGATTTCGCCATATCGTCTTAATTATGCCAGTTTCAAATCTGACATTCTGCCAAAGAgtttaaaaatattttgtttTCGAAAAGCTATGCTCCTTTATCTGAGCACCTTCAATAACATTGTGATAAGGTAGTATTCATTTCAATAGATCTCCAATGACCCGTGAAGAAAAATATTGATCTTATAAGTGATGACCCTTCAGTCCAATGACATCACTtgagggctcgtgagaccctcacaCACTAAGACTAAATATCTGGACGCATCCCGTCTACTAATACTTGGGTCATCGTCTTAATAGAAtaaatcaaagtgggggctaactatagacgtCTACATTTGTCCCTCATCTTGTATCGGAAAGTAAAATGATGAATGATAACCCAATTGTCAATCAAGCACTCTAATTGGACGAGGAACGACCTTCGACTTACTGAACAAATCATCCGGAGAAGAAGCTGCTAAATAATTACTAAAAGTAGAAAATTATCCAAAATGAATAAGTACTTGTTTATAATCGCAATTGCATCCCGATATGTCTTTGATACGAAGTGATAAAGtgaaataagatagaaaatataaaattatagaTAGAATTTAAGTTAGCCGCGAAAACGAACCATGTCGTGTTACATATTTTTGGCGCAACCTTTTGTGAGCCAGAAATATTCCAGTGCATAATTTCATGTGCTGGAAAATTTGTAGCACACAATTTCGTAGTTTCGTGAACATATCTGACTCAAATTCTAGAAAAGCAGTCCACGTTCAAAGATTTCTAGCATTTTTCTGATGCACCTATTCCCGCGCTCGAATATTTTTAGCGCAAGTATGTTGTTTTGATCGTCTTTTAGTTCTATTTCAGGTATATTTTCTCGACTAAATTTCACTATAAAATCATATTTTCTAAACCTACGAAATTaaaaaattagtattctaaAATATATTTAGTATCATCAATTCATAGCACTTATGGTATTCTGAATCAATTCTTCTCTcttattttgtaattttgttAGTCGAAACCCGTCTCGGTATTTATACTTCTTATCTCTTTCTTAGCCTAGCCCATACACACAACTCCATAACGTTAATTTGGGAAAATTCTAGTCTGGGGCGAATAAGAATCTGGTAAGGTTACTCTGTAGGAATTGAATTAAGAATAAGCATCTATCAGTCAGCAACAAGGGTGTTTGAAGCCTAAAAGGAGATTTGGGAAAGAAAAGTGGTAAAATTCTGAGAATAACAAAGTAATCCAAGTATTGTTTTGCAATGTGATATTATACTATTTACCTCTTTTATTTCCCTATATAAATTGTtcatataattaatttgttttataacgcctaataagatattaTGGATGACTTGGATTATTCATTAGGTACCTCTAATTAATTTAAAGCACCCTTTTGGCATGTTGTTTAGTCCATAATTGTTTGtacattaaaatcaactcattaGTAATATAGATAACACATGTCCCTACATTGAATCATTACACAAAGTTTCAGTCTAAGAAAGACCACCGAGGGCTGATAGTGGACACTCTTCGTATTAGTAATTTTACCCCCAAAAATCCAACATCTACTCTGCGTATGTATGTTTGGGAGATTTCCATTCAACATCACAAGGGAATCAATTGCTATTGTGATAAAATATTTGAGCCTATGCAGATCTGGTATCTATAGTACTCTTATATCACAAAAcagggttttgttagttttttccGACTAGTCAAAAACTATACGGCAGCTCCATTAAATAGTTAAGGTAGGAAGTCTCTTCCTTAATCTCAAATGCCACTCCAACATAACAAGGCAAAGTACGCGCCTTGCCCGTTCGGAAAAAGGGCGGGATGCACAACATTATTAACCCCTTCACAGTCACATCTACTTTTTATTTGATAATAttacaattgataaccaaaaaaTCATATATCACCTAAAATCTTGTGCAATTTAAGGTGAGTGTAACGAGTAATGTGGGATGAAGAGAGTACCTCTTATGTTGTTTTTcatactttattctattttttttaacaaaatgcCAAAAGGTAAGCATAAAACCCTTCAATATTAAACCTCAACCCCCTCTTATTTCTGCGGAGTAAGAGCTACCTCATATTTAGATGTTGTACCAACCAACTTCCAAATAAGAGGAGGCTAAGAGTTACCCCTTGCAAGGACTCTCTTAGATCAATGGTAAAGGGAAAGAATGAATAAGGGAGTAATTAATTCCTGTCAATTTTAAAGGGTTggatagagagagaaaagttATGAAGTAATCTATTCCACTATTTAGGGGGTATATTATTACTTTAGCCCCACCTAGGGTTACAATCTCCCCGGTAAATTTCTTCTTTAATCAAACACAAATTTCCTCCATCAAGACACCATTATTTTTGGCATCTTTCTCTCACCTCTTCATTGtactttttctttttgcatATCTACAAATTTTGGTGAggtaatcggaaaataatttccaaTGTTGATCTTAGACGTTAAATATGCACATGTTAATGTCATGAACATCAAAAGACGCTTTTTTTATGGTGATCTCCACCCGTTAAACCGCTATAGATGGTGGTGTTAATTAGATGATATCCATGATTGAGAGGGAGATAATTATGTCTCTGTCTCTTTCCTATATAGCTCTCTTTCCCttctcttctctctcttctttgttCTTCTCCTTTATCTCTCATCAACCTGAAAGAAACATTTTTTTTCTCCTTCGCTCAATTTGATTTTTGTACTTATGTATGATTTGGTGAGAAAATTGGCAAAACTATCAACGCCATTAACCGTGACCTTGGATTTTGCCCAAATTGATATCAGtaactgttatcccactttttggactaacgacataaccgctctaacgtttgatcatgtcgtgtcagcCAGGCTCTGTCGTGTCGCAGGTAAACACAGCTCTAGGGAGATACGTCCGACGTAGCATCGTACGACGAGGCATAAACGACGAAGGACGGGCGACAACGCATAGGCAGCAGAGACGCGTCCTCAAGGAACAAGTTGATAAAGATAAGTTAACCTAAAGCCCATGATAGGCAGCGCCGTCATACTAGCAAGAATGAGTCCAAGACATGCGCGAGAAGCGCGGAGGTGGTTGAAGACTAAAGAGACGTGTGACAAAGATATCCCTATCTTTGTGGGATTCTCTCAACCGACTGGACCGTTGGAAATATCCTATAAAAGCACGAAGATGAGGATAAGCGAAGGACGTTCACTCAAGCATTACAACTCTCAAGCTATCAAGTGTTTTAGCATTCAttgttatattttattttcagcaTTAATTCTCAGAGaaaagcataaacaatcatacagaatacttagtggattgatagcctcatagctatccgcggttttttaccttattcctgggttttccgcgtcaacactcctCTGTGTCGTGTCCCTTTATTTGTGTCGTTAattctttgcttagttagtgtcgatcctagccgaaagtcgcccccatacgaattttggcataaacagtttggcgccgtctgtggggacattaactaggttttACACAAAATCACTCCTTTCACCATGACTACTGGAGAGATGACGATCGCAGAGATGAAAGCGGCTTACGAGAAAGCCCAAGCCGAGCTAGCCCAAGAGAGGGCATTCAATGAAACCCTCCAGAAAGAGCTCGAGTCCGTGAAGAGCAACAAGCACCAGTCCCGCTACAAAGGTGGGAAGCCAAAAAAGCTGACGTTCGAGATGCCCGATGACTTCGAAGATATGACCGATGAGGAGGAGACCCGTGAGGAAGAAGACGGAGAAGCTCCCGATCCGGTGACCCAGCGCCTGAACAAGATGGACGCACGCATGACAAAGCACTACTCTCGCCTGATGAAGTTGATGACCAAGTTTCCCGGGGCACCTACGCCCGTGGAGACCGAGCCAACCGACGGGTACGCAGCGTCGCCGTTCTGTGAAGCGATCGCTAGAGTGACAGTTCCGCACACGCTCCGACTCCCTACCTGGACCACCCTGTACGACAGGACATCCGACCCCTACAGGCACGTCAACTTCTACAAGCAGCGCATGTGGCAGATCGGGATCCCATACGACCTAGTGGAGCCTGTCATGTGCAAATCTTTCGGCGGCACCCTTGATGGAGCAGCTTTGGAATGGATCACGAACGTCCCTCCCGGATCCATCTCCTGTTTGTCCGAGCTCATCAACGCCTTCTACCAACAGTTCGCCAGCAGTCGCCAGTTGGAGAAACAAACCAGTGATCTCTATCGGTTGGTTCAAGGGCCAaccgagtcggtacgcgattattttaaccgttttaattgtgaaaaaattggtATAAAAAACTGTGATGTCAGGACTGCTATTGAGGCGTTCAAAAGAGGCCTCATCCCCAATTCGGAGTTATACCGGGAaataaccaaatacccctgtgCAACCTTCGAAGAGGTGCGATCAAGGGCCACCGCCCAGATGCGAATCGAAGACGACGAGGTCATCCGAACAGCATCTCAACGGTCGATAGGGGGCAGCAGCGACAGAAGATCGTACACCCCGAGGAACAACAACTGGCGACACCAACCATACGTTCGGCAAAATCAGGTACAAAGTGTCAATCAATATTATGATACTAACAATGTTTACAGGAATGAGCGGGTCGAACACCCTAACATCTCCGACTACGGCTTCAACGTCGACATCGGAGGTGTGGTGAACGCCCTTCAAAATGTAGGTGGAACAGTCAGATGGCCCCGGAAGAGCGACAGACCGGACTCCATGAAGAACATGAGCAAATGGTGCGACTTCCACCGCGACAACGACCACACGACCGAGGAGTGCATCTCCCTCAAAAAGGAGGTCGCATACCTCCTGAAACAGGGACACCTAAAAGAGCTGTTGAGCGACAAGGGAAAAGAAACGTTCTCCAAAGAGCAAACCACCCTGCCCGGCCCAACAAAAAGCAGCGAGCGACCAGACCCACCACCGTTCAATAAAGTGGTAAACGTTATTTCCGGTGATTCAGATATTTGTGGACTAACCtcttctgcagctaaaaaaATTAACAGGGGAGAATCTGAAACCATGGAAGAGGGGAAAACCGAAGACGAGGTCGCACTGCACAAGTCCCTGACCGCAATGGCTATCACTTTCGACGACTCAGATTCTGTAGATACACAGCGGGAACATCACGACGGGTTGGTAATATCGCTCCCAATAGGGAACGCTCTGATAAAAAGGATACTGGTCGACAACGGAAGCTCAGCCAACGTACTGTTCTTGGAAGCACTACAGGAAATGGGATTAGAAGAGAAAAATATTGTAAGGAGATCAACAGTTCTGGTAGGATTCAGTGGAGAGGCACTACGGACAGTAGGAGAGATATTGCTGCCTACATACGCAGAAG
This genomic stretch from Spinacia oleracea cultivar Varoflay chromosome 3, BTI_SOV_V1, whole genome shotgun sequence harbors:
- the LOC110793427 gene encoding uncharacterized protein encodes the protein MTTGEMTIAEMKAAYEKAQAELAQERAFNETLQKELESVKSNKHQSRYKGGKPKKLTFEMPDDFEDMTDEEETREEEDGEAPDPVTQRLNKMDARMTKHYSRLMKLMTKFPGAPTPVETEPTDGYAASPFCEAIARVTVPHTLRLPTWTTLYDRTSDPYRHVNFYKQRMWQIGIPYDLVEPVMCKSFGGTLDGAALEWITNVPPGSISCLSELINAFYQQFASSRQLEKQTSDLYRTAIEAFKRGLIPNSELYREITKYPCATFEEVRSRATAQMRIEDDEVIRTASQRSIGGSSDRRSYTPRNNNWRHQPYVRQNQVQSVNQYYDTNNVYRNERVEHPNISDYGFNVDIGGVVNALQNVGGTVRWPRKSDRPDSMKNMSKWCDFHRDNDHTTEECISLKKEVAYLLKQGHLKELLSDKGKETFSKEQTTLPGPTKSSERPDPPPFNKVVNVISGDSDICGLTSSAAKKINRGESETMEEGKTEDEVALHKSLTAMAITFDDSDSVDTQREHHDGLVISLPIGNALIKRILVDNGSSANVLFLEALQEMGLEEKNIVRRSTVLVGFSGEALRTVGEILLPTYAEGVNMMTKFNVVDCPSAYNVILGRLWIHKMKAVPSTYHQSIKFPTKWGVMEIKGQQRDAKKCYETALKPSKSSI